AAAACGCAAAAATCACTATAAAACTTTGGATATTACTTAACTTTTGATTTTGCATAATATTTGAGATAATGTAAAAGTTTTTATTGATATTATCTCTTGAGTGAAAGTCCTTACCTACACTTAAAATAAGCCTATCTCCAGCTTGTAATAAACTTTGGCCAATTTTTGAAATATTTTTTGAGCCTCTTTTTAGAGCTACAATCCCTGCATCAAATTTAGCTCTAAAATTTGCTTCTTTAACGCTTTTTCCTATCAAATTTGACTCAGAATTTATAACAACATCTATTAAATTTAATGTTTCTAGTTTTAAATCTTGTGAGCCAATTTGCAAGCCATCAAATTTTTTCAAAGCCTCTAAATGTGCAATATCTCCACTAAAAATTAACTCATCTCCTTCTTTAATAAGCTCATTGTGACTAACAGGGGCGATAAGCTCATCTTTTCTTTGAATTTCAAGTAAAAACAAAAACTCTAAATTTCTTAAGCCATTTTCTTGTATAGTTTTTCCCACTAATGAGCTATTGTTTAAAACCTTAGCATTAATTAAATACTCATTAATGACATTTTCTCTTTCTTTATACTCAGGCAATAAAAAGCTAAAAATCAAAAGCACTATAAGCACTCCAACACTTATACAAAAACCCACCGCAAAAAAATCAAAAATCTTTAAACTTTCCAAACCATTTTGCACTACAAAAGAATTGACTATCAAATTAGTTGAAGTGCCTATCAAAGTCATAGTTCCACCAACTATGGAAAAATATGAAAGAGGGATGAGTAGTTTAGAAGGAGCTTGAAATTTGTTATTTTTTATAATACTCATAAAACTCGCCACTACTGCAGTATTATTTAAAAAAGCTGAAATACTAGCTGTAACAACTCCAAGCTTTAAAAGTGATAGATGATAATTTTTACCTATGATAAATTTAGAACACCAACTTATCACAACGCTTTTTTCTATAGCTAGTGAAACTAACAAAAGCAAAACAAGCACTATCAAAGATTCGCTCGTATAAGAGCTAAGCCAAGTATTTAAATTTAAATACCCCAAAAGATAATAAAGCACAGCTACACTACCAAATAAAATAAAAGGTTTAATTTTATTGCTAATTAACAAAATAAGCAAAATTAAAATACTTAATGCAACAATAATTTTCATATTTTTTTACATTCCCATTCAGGATAGTTTTTTCTAATGTAAGCATTAAGTTCTATTTCTGCTTGAGTATAAATTCTACTCTTTTCTTCGCTTGCTAAAATTTCTTCTACCATACCCGCTGCTAAGGTTTCATTAGAGTATTTATCTATGATGATAAAACTTCCTAAAGTTTTATTGTCCTTGTAAGCTTTAAAGGCCGTTTTTTTATTAAGCTTTAAGGTGCATTTAGCAATATCATTGAGTTTTAATTTATCGCTTTGAAATTCTTTGAAAGTATTAATGTCTTTTTTAAAATCAATTTTTTCAAATACTACATTAGTAGTTAAATTTGCTATTTTGATAAGATAATTTTCATTTAAATTAAATTTAACCTCACTCATCCATATTACCATAGCTTTAAAAGAATTTGAAATTTCTATACTATGATTTTTAGAAGCTATTACATCGCCTCTTGAAATGTCTATCTCATCTT
The nucleotide sequence above comes from Campylobacter lari. Encoded proteins:
- a CDS encoding SLC13 family permease, with product MKIIVALSILILLILLISNKIKPFILFGSVAVLYYLLGYLNLNTWLSSYTSESLIVLVLLLLVSLAIEKSVVISWCSKFIIGKNYHLSLLKLGVVTASISAFLNNTAVVASFMSIIKNNKFQAPSKLLIPLSYFSIVGGTMTLIGTSTNLIVNSFVVQNGLESLKIFDFFAVGFCISVGVLIVLLIFSFLLPEYKERENVINEYLINAKVLNNSSLVGKTIQENGLRNLEFLFLLEIQRKDELIAPVSHNELIKEGDELIFSGDIAHLEALKKFDGLQIGSQDLKLETLNLIDVVINSESNLIGKSVKEANFRAKFDAGIVALKRGSKNISKIGQSLLQAGDRLILSVGKDFHSRDNINKNFYIISNIMQNQKLSNIQSFIVIFAFLAIIALSALELVSLLKALLVFLACLFIFKIISFDEVKRRFPLEIFIIVGSSLAITKVLVDSGLAKDLAEFIIGTFGVYGLYGSFVGIYLLTLLLTEIITNNAAAALAFPIAYSTALALEVNPTPFILAVAYGASCAFLMPHGYQTHLMVGSICGYKTTDFIKIGWIVSLTYSAIVLTITPVFFSF